The following proteins come from a genomic window of Sorex araneus isolate mSorAra2 chromosome 1, mSorAra2.pri, whole genome shotgun sequence:
- the NAIP gene encoding LOW QUALITY PROTEIN: baculoviral IAP repeat-containing protein 1 (The sequence of the model RefSeq protein was modified relative to this genomic sequence to represent the inferred CDS: inserted 1 base in 1 codon; substituted 2 bases at 2 genomic stop codons) codes for MASPEPSVSQLDDTDVQQASALLGRDVTEFIKEMVAEEEKARAKMRKGFNAQMRSETRRLKTFETYTSCRCWAPQELAAVGFYYIKAEQSALQCFCCSLVLFHSSFRRSPLEEHQKFQPDCAFLLGRDVGNIAKYDVRVQRPEQPWGGEQAEHQEERASLASFQDWPFYAQGVSPWDLSAAGFVFTGRRDTVRCFSCGGCLGNWEEGDDPWKEHAKWFPXCEFLRSMKSSEEIAQYIQSYKGFVGVTGEHFVNSWVRRDLPMASAYCNNSIFANEELRQDSFKEWPQVSLKAAMALARAGLFYTGIEDTVQCFSCEGCFLWKAGADPLKDHANSFPSCQFLRNMKSSAEVIPNIQSSGELSGFTESTHESHQKDSIVHSAVLPETVQGEALWFQEAKRLSEQLREAYIKASFRRLSLLDVSPGVPSDLLLGCDLSLASKQVGSPGQEPVVLSEVLANLNSVMCVEGEVGSGKTVFLKKITPLWASGCCPLLSRFQLVFYLSLGTARLEQGLTSMLGDQLLEAGASVSETCLGHIIQQLKNQVLFLLDDYKEMSTVPYVIKKLIQKNHLSRSCLLIAACTHRARDIRRYLDTILEIGVFPFYHTIFILKRVFSDRLAYVEKFLYFFLMNKTLQEINKTPLFVEGVCTYXFRYPLDECFEVMTFKSYMDYLFXKHKDTGELKTVVSACGELALRGFFASCFKFSDEDLLEAGVGDNEELVMGLMSKFTAQRLKPVYHFLTPAFQEFLAGMRLTALLGSERQEEQELGLYYLKQINSPIMTLEAYNNFLKYVCYHCSSKAGPIVVSHLLHLLEKESWETLSENDDYLKHHPEMSEKMQFIRKLWQFFPQIYFSAVSEHVLTLAIKVAYQSGTVVTCSPLLQQFLQGQTLPLVLLQSQYFSDHPESLSLLKSVQVFLSGKHRLRKPDLSQLEACFDKSQAPSIEQDCVPAFETVKEWEQNLAESEADMNRYLNSQRVTLPAICSGYWQLSPKPHKIPLLEVHVSDVEAVDAEILSDLMTIFSACQHIELHLTYSGGFIESIRPALEQYQALFTKCTIVNSELSTVEQELLLTLHSLESLEVSKITQGHEKLFANLDKFQCLKELSVNLSDKEDVFAVIPENFLNHNHMEKLLINTLAEHSTSKLVKLIENSPNLHVFHLQCKLFLSFESLMTALASCKKLHEIKMFGPFFNTVPFVIALPNFASLKILNLKYQEFPDVEGSEIFAHTLGFLSDLEELLLPYGKGIHPVAKPIIQQCQHLQHLRVFSLYQNLNDDSLMEIAKVAINGGFQKLEKLDLSMNDEVTEEGYRNFFQALDNLPNLRELAISRHFKNCIKAQATTAKSLSQCMSRLQSLTHLTMLSWLLDAEDMALLNAMKERHPQLKYLTLNWNWLLPFSPTIKE; via the exons ATGGCCTCCCCCGAGCCGAGCGTTTCCCAGCTGGATGACACAGACGTGCAGCAGGCGTCTGCCCTCCTGGGCCGAGATGTCACTGAGTTTATAAAGGAAATGGTGGCAGAGGAGGAGAAAGCGAGAGCCAAGATGCGAAAGGGCTTCAATGCCCAGATGCGCAGCGAGACTCGGAGGCTGAAGACTTTTGAGACCTACACCTCTTGCAGATGCTGGGCACCCCAGGAGCTGGCGGCCGTGGGCTTTTACTACATCAAAGCCGAACAGTCTGCTCTGCAGTGCTTCTGCTGTAGCTTAGTCCTCTTCCACTCCAGTTTCAGGAGGTCCCCCCTCGAAGAACACCAGAAGTTCCAGCCAGACTGTGCGTTCCTTTTGGGCAGAGATGTGGGGAACATCGCCAAGTATGATGTGAGGGTGCAGAGGCCGGAGCAACCGTGGGGAGGGGAGCAAGCGGAGCACCAGGAGGAGCGGGCCAGTCTGGCCTCCTTCCAGGACTGGCCTTTTTATGCCCAAGGGGTCTCCCCGTGGGACCTCTCGGCTGCTGGATTTGTCTTCACAG GGAGGCGGGACACGGTGCGCTGCTTCTCCTGCGGTGGATGTCTGGGAAATTGGGAAGAAGGAGATGATCCTTGGAAGGAACATGCCAAATGGTTCCCCTG ATGTGAATTTCTCCGAAGTATGAAATCTTCAGAGGAAATTGCCCAGTATATTCAAAGCTACAAAGGATTTGTTGGTGTTACG gGAGAACATTTTGTGAATTCTTGGGTCAGGAGAGATTTGCCTATGGCATCAG CATATTGTAACAACAGCATCTTTGCCAATGAAGAACTTCGGCAGGATTCATTTAAGGAGTGGCCCCAGGTGTCCCTCAAGGCAGCCATGGCTCTGGCCAGAGCGGGTCTCTTCTATACAG GTATTGAGGACACGGTCCAGTGCTTCTCCTGTGAAGGCTGTTTCCTGTGGAAGGCAGGTGCTGACCCATTAAAAGACCATGCCAATTCCTTTCCCAG TTGTCAGTTTCTCCGAAACATGAAGTCCTCTGCAGAAGTGATTCCAAACATTCAAAGCAGTGGGGAACTTTCTGGATTCACG GAAAGCACACATGAGAGCCACCAGAAAGATTCAATAGTACACAGTGCTGTCCTGCCAG AGACAGTGCAAGGTGAAGCCCTGTGGTTTCAGGAGGCAAAGCGTCTGAGCGAGCAGCTGCGGGAGGCTTACATCAAGGCCAGCTTCCGCCGCCTGTCTCTGCTAGATGTCTCTCCTGGGGTGCCCAGTGACCTGCTGCTCGGCTGTGACCTGTCTCTTGCTTCCAAACAGGTTGGCAGTCCAGGTCAAGAGCCTGTGGTGTTATCTGAGGTCTTGGCCAACTTGAACTCGGTCATGTGTGTGGAAGGCGAAGTTGGGAGTGGAAAGACAGTCTTCCTGAAGAAAATCACCCCGCTCTGGGCATCGGGATGCTGTCCACTGTTAAGCAGGTTCCAGCTGGTTTTCTATctatccctgggcactgccaggctggAGCAGGGGCTGACCAGCATGCTTGGTGATCAGCTCTTagaggcaggagcatctgtcTCAGAAACATGCCTGGGACACATCATCCAGCAGCTGAAGAATCAGGTGCTGTTTCTTTTGGATGACTATAAAGAAATGAGCACCGTGCCATATGTCATAAAAAAGTTGATCCAGAAAAACCACTTGTCAAGGAGCTGCTTGCTGATCGCCGCCTGCACCCACAGGGCCAGGGATATCCGCCGGTACCTGGACACAATACTGGAGATTGGGGTGTTTCCTTTCTATCACACGATCTTCATATTAAAGAGGGTTTTTTCAGACCGTTTGGCCTATGtggagaaatttttatatttcttcttaatgAACAAAACTTTGCAGGAAATTAATAAAACACCCCTCTTCGTTGAAGGGGTCTGCACTT TGTTCCGGTACCCTCTGGACGAGTGCTTTGAGGTGATGACTTTCAAGTCCTATATGGATTATCTCTTCTGAAAGCACAAAGACACAGGGGAACTGAAAACCGTAGTTTCTGCCTGTGGTGAGCTGGCCTTAAGAGGGTTTTTTGCCTCTTGCTTTAAATTTAGTGATGAGGACCTTCTCGAAGCAGGGGTTGGTGACAATGAAGAGCTAGTCATGGGCCTGATGAGCAAATTCACAGCTCAGAGACTGAAGCCCGTGTATCACTTTCTAACTCCTGCATTCCAGGAATTTCTTGCTGGGATGCGGTTGACGGCACTCCTGGGttcagagagacaggaggagcaAGAGCTGGGACTTTATTATTTGAAACAGATAAACTCACCCATAATGACTCTTGAGGCCTATAACAATTTTTTGAAGTACGTCTGCTACCACTGCTCCTCCAAGGCAGGGCCAATCGTGGTCTCCCATCTGCTTCACTTGTTGGAGAAAGAGTCTTGGGAGACTCTATCTGAAAATGATGACTACCTCAAGCACCACCCAGAAATGTCAGAGAAGATGCAGTTCATAAGAAAACTGTGGCAGTTTTTTCCACAGATTTACTTTTCAGCAGTCTCAGAACATGTACTGACTCTTGCCATCAAAGTGGCTTATCAAAGCGGCACTGTGGTCACCTGCTCTCCGCTCCTCCAGCAGTTCCTTCAAGGGCAAACCCTGCCTCTGGTCCTCCTTCAGTCACAGTATTTCTCTGACCACCCCGAGAGCCTGTCACTGCTAAAGAGTGTCCAGGTCTTTTTAAGCGGAAAGCACAGGTTACGTAAACCAGATTTATCCCAGCTAGAAGCATGTTTTGACAAATCCCAGGCACCCTCAATAGAGCAGGACTGTGTGCCTGCCTTTGAGACTGTGAAAGAATGGGAGCAGAATTTAGCTGAGAGTGAGGCAGATATGAACAGATATCTGAACAGTCAACGTGTCACACTACCAGCCATCTGTTCCGGCTACTGGCAACTTTCTCCGAAACCACACAAGATCCCCCTCCTGGAAGTCCACGTGAGTGATGTTGAAGCCGTGGATGCAGAGATACTCAGCGATCTGATGACCATTTTCTCTGCCTGTCAACACATTGAGCTCCACTTAACATACAGTGGGGGCTTTATTGAAAGCATCCGCCCAGCCCTTGAGCAGTATCAGGCCTTGTTCACCAAGTGCACCATCGTGAATTCTGAGCTGAGTACAGTAGAACAGGAATTGCTACTGACACTGCACTCTCTGGAATCTCTTGAAGTGTCAAAAATAACCCAGGGACACG AGAAACTCTTTGCTAATTTGGACAAGTTCCAGTGCCTGAAAGAACTTTCTGTGAATCTGAGTGATAAAGAAGATGTTTTTGCAGTCATTCCTGAAAATTTTCTGAATCATAACCATATGGAGAAACTATTGATCAATACCTTAGCTGAGCATAGTACTTCCAAACTAG TGAAATTAATTGAGAATTCTCCAAACCTTCATGTTTTCCATCTGCAGTGTAagttatttttgagttttgagtCTCTCATGACAGCGCTGGCCTCCTGCAAGAAACttcatgaaattaaaatgtttggaCCATTCTTTAACACTGTCCCATTTG TCATTGCTTTGCCAAATTTTGCTTCTTTGAAGATTCTAAATCTGAAGTACCAAGAATTTCCTGACGTGGAAGGATCAGAAATATTTG CCCATACTTTAGGTTTTCTTAGTGACCTGGAAGAACTGCTCCTTCCTTATGGGAAAGGGATTCACCCGGTAGCCAAGCCGATCATCCAGCAATGCCAGCATCTTCAGCATCTTCGAGTGTTCTCACTTTACCAGAATTTAAATGATGACAGCCTGATGGAAATTG